Part of the Zonotrichia albicollis isolate bZonAlb1 chromosome 2, bZonAlb1.hap1, whole genome shotgun sequence genome, AGGATGGAAACCTTGCCCACTTTCTGACTAAAATACATCTCctccagggacacagcctgaAGCCCATCACATATAAAACACACTGAAATTAAGATCATTCCATGAACTCGACCTTGGAGGAAGGATATCTCCATTTATGGTGAGATATTGCTGTCTATTCACTGGCTTTTAAATGCAGTGAGGCACATGATTTGGAAAGGAGAACTAGTAATGCCTACCAATACTTTCTTGACCCTGTTATGCAAGGATGCTGTGAGCCCCTAGACAATATTGCAGCACAACAGAGAGaatccttctcctttctctgagaTCTAACTGAGGAAGTGAGAGAGCCTAGTGGCTGCACATCAGGGGTTTAGAgcatcctttttttctttttttttccctatgaaAATTTCAGTTTGTCCTGAGCATCTccaggagaaggcagcagcaggaggctccATGTATCTTTGAGAGGAGCAGAGATCTCTAACCATGGAGGACAGCAGGGATCTCTAACCATGCTCTGCAGGCAAGGAGAATACTggaggaaaaattattttgttctgCCTGTACAGGACAGCAGATAAACAGCAGGGAATGGATGGGTGGTGTATTTTCCTGGCTGAGTTCAGCCCAACAGGATGATCCATCTGGGCTGCTATaagctgtgggtgctgtggggcacctggggcaCATGGTGGTCACAGAGCAAGTTAATTTGGTTTTCTCAGTGCTACACTGCTGTTTACATAGTGTGGACATACTTGGATCCAGGTGGAAATACAAAAACCCACCATCTTTTAGGACCACTTGAATCAAGTCTCAGTATTACCCCAGTTTAAAGCATCTCTTTATACAAACCTTTATAAGGTTACTGAGCACAAGGTGACGGATAAAATAAGCTAAGTGTTTATTTGGGTAAGTGATGCTTGGAAGAGCCTTCATTGGAAGGTGGAATGGTGATGGCAAAACCAAGTCTTGCAGAGGCAAGGGCTCTGACATACACCCTACAGTGTGCAAGAAGTAAAACCTTAGTTCTGCCCAGTGGCAAACCATTCTGTGGGCTTTGGGGCCCAAAACAGATAGTCCTTGCTGTGATATATCCCTGTGATTAAAGGATAAGGTTTTCCCAAGGGAAGGCTGGGCCTCCAACACCTGTGGTGGCACAGAAACAGCCTTTGAGGCTGATTTAGCAGTGGGCAGGGATAGTGGGACCTTTGGTGCCACCCCTTGGATTGCAGAATGACAGAATCATCATGGTTGGGAACTTCAGGATCCCCGAGCCCACCTGTTAACCCAGCGCCCCGTGCTCACCATTAAAGCATGTCCTCAAGCGCCATCTCCACGCGGGTTTTGGACACTTGCAGGATGGGACAGACTTCCCCAGGCACACAAAGCAGGGGCGATGCCGGGGGCCGGCTGCTGCCATGGCCTGTTCCGTGTCACTCTGACCCCGCAGGAGGTGTCGGAGCGGGGGGCCTGGCTCGGCACAGGCGGGAGCCGCCAGGGCATCTCCGTGACATCCTccaggacacagcagggacatccCAGGACATCTCCGGGAACCGCGTCCCGCCAGCGGCCCCCGCAGGCCAGCGGGAGCGCTGCCGCCACCTTCCCTTCTTCCCGCGCCGGTGCTCCAGGAAACGGGATTGTGAGGGGATTCTGTGGGACGGGGCCAGCGCGGTGAGGTCCGAGCAGGCCAACAGTGGCACcctggcctggagcaggaacagcgtgggcagcaggagcagggcagggattgtccctctgTACTCGAACGCTCTGTCCAGTTCCGGGCTCTCACTTCGGAAAAGGccttgaggggctggagcgagTCAGGGGAAGGGTGTGGAGCGCCAGTGCTGTGagctcagggagctgggggtgttgagtctggagaaaaggaggctcagggggcacctCACTGCTCTACAGCCACCCGAAAGCACGGTGTGCCCAGGGGGACTTTGGTCTCTGCTCCCAGGAAACGAGGGACACGATGGGAGCACacggcctcaagctgtgccgaggaggttcaggctggacattcagaggaatttcttcacagaaacgGAAATTATTCATTGGGATGGGCTGCTCACTGGAGGttcccagggaagggctggcgGTGTCAGTCGGTGCCGTGCTCCGGGGCACTCGGCAGTGCTGGGTCGCAGCTCGGACTCGGCAATTTTGGGGTCTTTTCCATCAATTCGGTGATGCAGAGCTGGGCTCCCATTGGCTGCCGGGCCGCCGATGACTCCACCCCCTCCCGGGCCGCGCGCTCACGGTTGTTTACATCGCCTGCGCTCATTGCCCCGCCTCCAGCGGCTCTCATTGGCTGAGGACAGCGGACCTCGCAAGTCTATTGGCTGACAGCGAGGGTGGTGGCTCTTCACTCCCGATGTTGTAGCTCATTGGCTCGAGCAGgtgggcagctctgctcccattGGTGAGACAAGGCGAGGCTCCGCCCCTCCCGGCCGGTGGGCAGGCGGTAAAGGCGGGCCCGGCAGTCGAGGCCCGGCGCCGTGCGGGGTGGGATGTCCCGGTGCGCGGCTGTGCGGGGAGCGATGTCCGCGTCTTCAGCCatggtgcagctgctgctcttcctgtgcGCCGCatcggggctgctgctggcggcCGTGGCGGCCATCCCGCCGCCCGAGGAGGCGGCGCGCATGGCGCGCTACGTCCTGCACAGCTGCGACTGGGGCGCGCTGGCCACGCTGTCGGCGCAGGAGGGGCTGCGCGGCCGCCCCTTCGCCAACATCTTCTCCCTCAGCGACGGCCCGCCCGGGCCCTGCGGCGGCAGCGGCGTGCCCTACCTGTACCTGACCGACATGGAGATCTCCGTGCAGGACCTGGAGGTGAGCGGGGCCTGGGGTGCGGAGTGACTCCGGGGAGGACGCTCGGGAAGCAGCCGGGTCAGTCAGGCcggtgctcagcagcaggcgGTGATTGCAAGGCGGTGTGGCAGCGCTGGTTCGCGGAGCTGCGGAATtactggggctgggaggggcctcTGGAGATCCTTCGGGGTCACCTCGAGCAGATGACACGGGAACGTGTCCAGGTAGGGCCCTCAGAGAGGGGGACACCGCCACCTCCATGTGCAGCTGTTCCAGAGCCGTGCCACCCTCAGCGTAAAATCTTTCCTCATCTGTGTTTTAGTTTATGGCTCTTCCATGGACGTCACCCCGTTTGTCAGCCCTGGGGACAATTACTAGCCCTTGAGCAGTGCTGTCTGTGGTGACAGTTGGAAGGCTCCTGAGAAGTTCCTGCTGATTGTGGTCTTGCGAAAGAAAGGgcagcagcttgcaggagcactgaggaaagaaatgagGCACCATGGAATATCTGAACAGAGGAAATTTCACACACAGCAAAGTCAAAAGGACTGGAACTTGTCAGTGTGGGACCTAAGCACAGAGCTTGCTGAAGGAATAGTTATTCAATCTCTGGAGCATACCGTAAAGGGAAGCACACATGGAAAGGCAGCTTTGGCATGCTGAGACTCTGAGTGTGTAATTGGCCTTGTCCCAGAACTGTTGTGGCCAAGAGTTTGCTAAAAACCTAGTGAAATAGCAGTCATGCCTCCTTTaatggatttgtttgttttagtaACTTATGACATTAGTAAACACAAAATAATGGTAATTTTTCAGACTGCTTTatcattttttgtttgttccctGTCAGGTTTTAGTTTGTTACCTTAAAATAGTTGCATTATGTCTGAGTAGTGTAGAGAGTCTAATTCATTTTGCGTGATACCTTTCTTTCAATCCCAGATACAGCTATTTGCTTTCAGAATAACATAAAACCCACGAGTATAAACTAGTAATGAATATTTCCTTCAGAAAGCTCCTCAACAGGTCCTTATTTTGCTGCTTCAGGGCAGAAACTCTTGACACGTGATAGTCACAGGCGAGGAGAAGGTGCCGAGTCATCATGAGTCAGCTTTTTGGGAGTTGAGCAACTTCCTCTCTCTCAAGTGGCTGCTTCTGTTTCACGAGGTCACCTGTGCTCTCCGTAGTTTTCAAGTGACTGTGGAGGGTTTCTCTTGGACATGAGCTCTTCTAATGAACCTCCTCAAAGCAGGGGAACTTCTCTTACTGGGAAATAATGACCCTTAGTACATGGCATTCTGCAATCCTGTTTGGCACCAGTGCTTTTCAAGCCATGGTCACCAAATTAGTTTTTAGAAAAACAATCAGTTATGGGTTCTTTAATCCTTCAAGTTAGGTGTTTCATTTAAATgctcaatttttaaaaaatcttatttcTAAAATTAACTTTAAATGCCAAAAGAGCTGCTTGGAAGAGCCAGGAGGCTGTTATgaagagatgtttttgttataaGTAATTTTACCAACAGTTGTGAAGCTGAGTTGGTTGCCTTCTCAGAAACACTTTGCCCTTCCATCTGATGAAATTCACTGTATGTCCTTGTCTTCTGTACAGTCCTTTGTATCTGCAAATTGTAATATATCATCATTTGCACGTGAAATAGGTGGGCTGAATTCATTAAGGAGTCTTGTTCTGTGATGTTTGCATTTTATGTTAACAAGCTTCAGCACACCTCTGAACTGGGCTTTATTTCAGATTCAGGGCTCACCCAAGGAGCCTTTCAGATGTAGTTagagcagagctgtcaccaCCTTTTCCTTTCTGCCAGTATTATTGAGCTGAATAAAATACCAAGAGCTGTAAATGTGGTGGGTATGACATTTTTTTCACATAAGAAAAGTAAGCATAAACCTCTTATCTTGCTTCTTGCATTTCAGGTGAATTCAAATGCCTCCTTGACTGTGTCTTTGGCACAGACTCCTTACTGCAGGAAGCACAAATATGATCCCCAGAACCCCCTCTGTGCCCACATCATCTTCGTTGGGAGCATTGTAAAGGTGAGCAGCTGAAAGCTGgcactgggcagggctgggtgcatCAAA contains:
- the CREG1 gene encoding protein CREG1 isoform X2 encodes the protein MSRCAAVRGAMSASSAMVQLLLFLCAASGLLLAAVAAIPPPEEAARMARYVLHSCDWGALATLSAQEGLRGRPFANIFSLSDGPPGPCGGSGVPYLYLTDMEISVQDLEVNSNASLTVSLAQTPYCRKHKYDPQNPLCAHIIFVGSIVKVNDSEADIAKKALFTRHPEMESWPKDHNWFFAKFNITNIWVLDYFGGLKIVTPEEYYSVKP